From the genome of Clostridium sp. BNL1100, one region includes:
- a CDS encoding phage portal protein, translated as MTLQDYINKYDNPTEWFSEEVKKGFHIERISKVIDNRNYLKGIHKVLLREDAKYKGKEFITRKIILQYAKTILNFHSTYLLGKSVSLSGTENMVKEFNNVYRLGQFNNTDFLILDKVNKFADCYEVIYINDGVIKSKLINSEDGFPVYSDDTGEYIGFVEHWTDAVSNISFYNVYYPTYVEHWSNEGGELHLIDTKINVAGLPIHYHNYSDWDDNFGKSELDDIKPILDELEDIYSKLGDSIYTNSLNPMNVAIGQRIESSIPADAVGYVINLDAGDYKVVSTNMDYNTIKLYLDNLKQMLNDIACIPGIISSNSNVANVSEVSLKLLFHLASVKAMQSEKWLKEGFRKRFDVITKILDMQGVHFSTGEYVDVEFNYSIPVATGEVISNLKTQFDMGAISKQTIIEKSPLTNNVSMEMERIQKEGSDTGENKE; from the coding sequence ATGACATTACAAGATTATATAAATAAATACGATAACCCAACGGAATGGTTTTCCGAAGAGGTTAAGAAGGGATTTCATATAGAAAGAATATCTAAGGTTATTGATAATAGGAACTATTTAAAAGGTATTCATAAAGTATTATTAAGAGAGGATGCTAAGTATAAAGGCAAGGAATTTATTACTAGAAAAATTATTCTCCAGTATGCTAAGACCATCTTGAATTTTCATAGTACATACTTGTTGGGTAAGTCAGTATCATTGAGCGGTACTGAGAATATGGTCAAGGAATTTAATAATGTTTATAGGTTAGGACAGTTTAACAATACGGATTTCCTAATATTGGACAAGGTAAATAAATTTGCTGATTGCTATGAAGTTATATATATAAATGATGGAGTCATAAAATCTAAACTTATAAATAGTGAAGATGGTTTCCCTGTATATTCAGATGATACAGGAGAATATATCGGATTTGTTGAGCATTGGACAGATGCCGTAAGTAATATTAGTTTCTATAATGTTTACTATCCTACATATGTAGAGCATTGGAGCAATGAGGGAGGAGAACTTCATTTAATTGATACTAAAATTAATGTTGCGGGGTTGCCGATTCATTATCATAATTATTCAGATTGGGATGATAATTTCGGTAAGAGCGAATTGGATGATATTAAGCCGATTCTTGACGAACTGGAAGATATATATTCAAAGTTGGGAGATTCTATTTATACTAATAGTTTAAATCCAATGAATGTTGCTATTGGACAACGAATTGAAAGCAGTATTCCTGCCGATGCAGTAGGTTATGTCATTAATCTTGATGCGGGAGATTACAAGGTAGTATCCACTAACATGGACTATAATACCATCAAATTATATCTTGATAACTTAAAGCAGATGCTTAATGATATTGCTTGCATACCTGGAATCATTTCAAGTAATAGCAATGTTGCCAATGTTTCTGAGGTTAGTTTAAAATTATTATTCCATTTAGCAAGCGTTAAGGCTATGCAAAGTGAAAAATGGTTGAAAGAGGGATTCAGGAAGAGGTTTGATGTAATAACAAAAATATTAGATATGCAGGGAGTACATTTTAGTACAGGGGAGTATGTTGATGTAGAGTTCAATTATAGTATTCCTGTAGCAACAGGAGAGGTTATCAGTAATTTGAAAACTCAGTTTGATATGGGTGCTATAAGTAAACAGACAATAATTGAGAAGTCACCGCTAACCAATAATGTTTCAATGGAAATGGAGAGGATTCAAAAAGAAGGTTCTGACACTGGAGAGAATAAAGAGTAA
- the dusB gene encoding tRNA dihydrouridine synthase DusB — protein MKIGNVELKNNIFLAPMAGVTDMPFRVLCKEQECGLVYTEMVSAKGMHYDDDKSNKLTLMHEIEKPGAVQIFGSDPTIMAEVAEKLNASDAAIIDINMGCPAPKITKNGEGSALMKNPELIAEIIRAVVSASQKPVTVKIRKGWDDSRINAVEIARIAEENGASAVAVHGRTREQYYSGKADWDIIRQVKEAVSIPVIGNGDVTGPREAQKLLEETRCDAIMVGRGAQGNPWIFKKIVRFLEDGTIIPDPSPEEKIETIIRHMNMLIDLKGERTGILEMRSHIAWYIKGMRDAAYTKQKIFQMTDKEEIISLLKSFLMRQ, from the coding sequence TTGAAAATAGGTAATGTTGAATTAAAAAACAATATATTTTTAGCTCCCATGGCTGGAGTAACAGACATGCCTTTTCGTGTACTTTGCAAGGAACAGGAATGTGGTCTTGTATATACTGAGATGGTAAGTGCAAAAGGCATGCACTATGATGATGATAAAAGCAATAAGCTTACATTGATGCATGAGATAGAAAAGCCTGGGGCTGTTCAGATTTTTGGTTCTGATCCAACAATCATGGCAGAGGTTGCAGAGAAGCTGAACGCTTCAGATGCAGCGATAATTGATATCAATATGGGCTGTCCTGCTCCGAAAATAACTAAAAACGGTGAGGGCAGTGCACTGATGAAAAATCCTGAACTGATTGCAGAAATAATCAGAGCGGTTGTATCTGCTTCCCAAAAACCTGTAACCGTAAAGATAAGAAAGGGCTGGGATGATAGCCGTATTAATGCGGTTGAAATAGCACGCATCGCTGAGGAAAACGGGGCCAGTGCCGTTGCTGTGCACGGAAGAACCAGGGAGCAGTACTACAGCGGAAAAGCTGACTGGGACATTATAAGACAGGTAAAAGAGGCAGTTTCAATACCTGTAATAGGAAACGGTGATGTAACCGGCCCAAGAGAAGCCCAAAAGCTTCTGGAAGAAACACGGTGCGATGCAATAATGGTTGGAAGAGGAGCACAGGGAAACCCGTGGATATTTAAAAAAATAGTCAGGTTTCTTGAGGATGGAACAATAATTCCTGACCCATCTCCTGAAGAAAAAATTGAAACAATTATAAGGCACATGAATATGCTCATCGACTTAAAAGGTGAAAGAACCGGTATACTGGAAATGCGTTCACACATAGCCTGGTATATAAAAGGTATGAGGGATGCCGCGTATACAAAACAAAAAATATTCCAAATGACAGATAAAGAAGAAATTATCAGTCTTTTAAAGAGCTTTCTGATGAGGCAGTAG
- a CDS encoding Ig-like domain-containing protein: MNTLLDIFKEHMKSNYKTVKVNGSEQKAFFKEIEDKASEDTKYMFIGLGNCKQGDIVEYDGYCWLAVSQGISFNAVYEKVVIKKCQYNVNFIIKGILKSIPSTFESKVMDVTSGQYISLPTGTILLTIPVTDFTKTIDINDRFINTGRAWKVTGIDRTKDNLIILTCSLDSVAADDDLANEIANKSSYTLNIINTVVEVNEGESLQIIAEFKQGDTALKTVSFSYFVDDTSIATISDAGVLSGIKEGAVNVIVKINENSYYTVTKTFLIKKKNLVPVYTVTPSDREILQGDKIIFTCNKYVDGILTATTWNIQNITGTSVPSSYYQFAITSANTFSIQNLNQYTSGQVKIRCIDTKNTDSSNNYIDVYITLSAAW, translated from the coding sequence ATGAATACTTTGCTAGATATCTTTAAGGAACATATGAAAAGCAATTATAAGACAGTAAAAGTAAATGGTAGTGAACAGAAAGCATTTTTCAAGGAGATAGAAGATAAAGCCAGTGAAGATACTAAGTATATGTTTATCGGTTTAGGTAACTGCAAGCAGGGAGATATAGTTGAATATGATGGATATTGTTGGTTGGCTGTATCTCAGGGGATTTCATTTAATGCAGTTTATGAAAAGGTTGTTATTAAGAAATGTCAGTATAATGTCAACTTTATTATAAAAGGTATTTTAAAATCAATTCCTTCAACATTTGAAAGTAAAGTTATGGATGTTACCAGTGGACAATATATATCATTACCTACTGGTACGATATTACTCACTATCCCAGTAACGGATTTTACAAAGACAATAGATATAAATGATAGATTTATAAATACTGGTAGGGCATGGAAAGTTACTGGGATTGATAGGACGAAGGATAATTTAATAATTCTTACTTGCTCATTAGATAGTGTTGCTGCTGACGATGATTTAGCAAATGAAATTGCAAATAAATCTTCTTATACATTAAATATTATCAATACTGTAGTTGAAGTTAATGAAGGAGAATCATTGCAAATAATAGCAGAATTTAAACAAGGTGATACTGCTTTAAAAACTGTTAGTTTTAGTTATTTTGTAGATGATACAAGCATTGCGACCATTTCAGACGCAGGGGTATTATCTGGAATAAAAGAAGGTGCGGTTAATGTAATAGTAAAAATTAATGAAAATTCTTATTATACAGTGACAAAGACATTTTTAATCAAAAAGAAGAATCTAGTGCCAGTTTATACAGTTACACCTTCAGATAGAGAGATACTACAAGGTGATAAAATAATATTTACATGCAATAAGTATGTTGATGGGATTTTAACAGCCACAACATGGAATATTCAAAATATTACAGGAACTTCTGTACCTTCTAGTTACTATCAATTTGCAATAACGAGTGCAAATACATTTAGTATTCAGAATCTAAATCAATATACATCTGGTCAGGTGAAAATCAGATGTATTGATACAAAAAATACTGATAGTTCTAATAATTACATAGACGTTTATATTACGCTTAGTGCTGCATGGTAA
- a CDS encoding recombinase family protein translates to MIYGYARCSTNETKQDITRQTRELKSQGVTESNIYLEYESGTKADREQLKRLMDKVECGDTIVATEVSRITRSTKQLCEIIEFAKDRKIKLILGNFIVDCSKELDPMTEGMLKMMGVFSELERNIISQRVKSGMANAKAKGSIVGRPTTTIEDIPASVIKAYDLLKNGKINKTECARMCDISRPSLDKYIKILKKEKVNQ, encoded by the coding sequence ATGATTTATGGATACGCAAGATGCTCAACTAATGAAACTAAGCAGGATATTACTAGGCAGACAAGAGAATTGAAGTCACAGGGAGTGACCGAGAGTAATATATATCTGGAATATGAATCAGGGACTAAGGCAGATAGAGAACAATTGAAGAGGCTTATGGATAAAGTTGAATGTGGTGATACTATTGTTGCAACTGAGGTATCCAGAATCACTCGTTCAACTAAGCAACTATGTGAGATTATAGAGTTTGCCAAGGATAGAAAAATTAAATTAATTCTAGGTAACTTTATTGTTGATTGCAGTAAGGAACTTGACCCAATGACGGAAGGTATGCTGAAAATGATGGGTGTCTTTAGTGAACTTGAAAGAAACATAATAAGTCAAAGGGTAAAGAGCGGTATGGCAAATGCTAAAGCAAAAGGTTCTATTGTTGGTAGACCTACAACTACAATTGAAGATATACCTGCAAGCGTTATTAAAGCATATGACCTACTGAAGAACGGCAAAATAAATAAAACTGAATGTGCTAGAATGTGCGATATATCAAGACCATCATTAGATAAGTACATTAAGATACTAAAAAAAGAGAAAGTCAATCAGTAA
- a CDS encoding N-acetylmuramoyl-L-alanine amidase: MKMGKLIEKLSRRLSHKNLITMIVILSVSIIALLGVIFRNDIMLPLSNLTSPSEDSNAASLPPLVLIDPGHGGSEPGAGSGKINEKDITLAISLEVEKILNEKHIDNILTRRDDTAVSLEDRTKLANEKKCSLFISIHNNSFTDPASHGILTTYNPYSPTGESNAEIMQSKLKTLGMFNRKIVPRPNLYVLRRTEMPSLLLEIGFISNKNDLKLLTSSDFQKKCAVQIVKGIEEILEANATASSESSLKD, encoded by the coding sequence ATGAAAATGGGTAAACTGATTGAAAAATTAAGCCGTAGACTTAGTCATAAAAATCTTATAACTATGATAGTTATCCTTTCAGTATCCATTATTGCATTATTAGGGGTTATTTTTAGAAACGATATTATGTTACCTCTCAGCAATCTCACATCCCCCAGTGAAGATTCCAATGCGGCTTCATTGCCTCCTTTGGTGTTAATAGACCCCGGACATGGAGGAAGCGAACCCGGTGCAGGCAGCGGTAAAATTAACGAAAAAGACATTACTCTGGCTATTTCATTGGAAGTAGAAAAAATCCTCAATGAAAAACATATTGATAATATACTTACAAGAAGGGATGATACTGCTGTAAGTCTGGAAGACAGAACAAAGCTTGCCAACGAAAAAAAATGCTCACTGTTTATAAGTATTCATAATAATTCTTTTACTGATCCGGCTTCTCATGGGATACTTACAACATATAACCCATATTCGCCTACAGGTGAGAGTAATGCGGAAATTATGCAGTCAAAGCTTAAAACACTTGGCATGTTTAACAGAAAAATCGTTCCACGCCCGAATTTGTACGTTCTACGTCGAACAGAAATGCCATCACTGCTTCTGGAAATAGGTTTTATTTCTAATAAGAATGATTTAAAACTCTTAACCTCTTCCGATTTCCAGAAGAAATGTGCCGTTCAAATTGTAAAAGGTATAGAAGAAATTCTGGAGGCAAATGCTACTGCCTCATCAGAAAGCTCTTTAAAAGACTGA
- a CDS encoding helix-turn-helix transcriptional regulator: protein MLSGFKLKMLRLHKDMTQQYIADCLNVSKNYISMLEGQKQAIPEELYPLWIDALNGIIVPKPKEIEQEIIQEKKKKPGKKRG, encoded by the coding sequence ATGCTATCAGGGTTTAAGTTAAAGATGTTGAGATTACATAAGGACATGACACAACAATATATTGCCGACTGTCTAAATGTCAGCAAAAATTACATATCAATGTTGGAGGGGCAAAAGCAAGCAATACCAGAAGAATTATATCCACTGTGGATAGATGCTCTGAACGGAATCATTGTTCCAAAGCCAAAAGAAATTGAACAAGAAATCATACAAGAAAAAAAGAAAAAACCAGGAAAGAAGAGGGGTTAG
- a CDS encoding helix-turn-helix transcriptional regulator, producing the protein MPVITNLQEREQYQIWRKRNRVRLIDISQYCGCSESLLSRWENGKTNIDDYILSNYNEYIRQFEEEKK; encoded by the coding sequence ATGCCAGTAATAACAAATTTACAAGAACGTGAGCAATATCAAATATGGAGGAAGAGGAACAGGGTACGGCTTATTGATATAAGTCAGTACTGCGGTTGCAGTGAGTCATTATTGTCAAGGTGGGAAAACGGTAAAACGAACATTGATGATTATATTTTATCAAATTATAACGAGTATATTCGGCAATTTGAAGAGGAAAAGAAATAA
- a CDS encoding lipid II flippase Amj family protein yields the protein MTVQVIAVLVLTLVIYVVGTLAYSVRIVGVKTGRIAIAFAIFNVFALLSRTANTFQAPLLAKTIEKSIEGGNTDGMLHIFRWILLSATLATIIGAMLLPTFIRVFTKAVESFSVYRSVPRLILHGFSKSGIEQFKRSITIPKKDNLSQLKSLRRIPKKIVLLNVITSSISTVGVLASLYAGCLYPEFRTTCSTLSSAINGVATILMFLFIDPYISMMTDDVIKGECTELDFSRCVIFIVCGLIVGTMLAQLLLVPAAMAIASIARVI from the coding sequence ATGACCGTACAAGTTATAGCCGTTCTTGTATTGACGCTTGTAATATATGTTGTAGGAACTCTAGCCTACAGTGTCAGAATAGTAGGTGTAAAGACGGGGAGAATAGCAATTGCTTTTGCAATATTTAACGTATTTGCACTCCTATCAAGGACAGCTAATACATTTCAGGCCCCGTTGCTTGCAAAAACCATTGAAAAAAGTATTGAGGGCGGAAATACAGATGGTATGTTGCATATTTTCAGGTGGATTTTACTTTCAGCCACCCTTGCTACAATTATCGGTGCAATGCTTCTGCCTACCTTTATAAGAGTTTTTACAAAAGCAGTAGAGTCTTTTAGTGTTTACAGGTCTGTTCCCAGACTAATTCTACATGGATTTTCAAAGTCCGGCATAGAACAGTTCAAGAGGAGTATCACTATTCCTAAAAAGGACAACCTGTCTCAACTGAAAAGTTTAAGAAGGATACCAAAGAAAATAGTATTGTTAAATGTAATCACATCCTCTATATCAACTGTCGGCGTACTTGCTTCATTATATGCCGGATGTCTCTATCCTGAGTTCAGAACAACCTGCAGTACCTTGTCATCAGCAATAAACGGCGTTGCAACAATCCTTATGTTTTTGTTTATTGACCCTTACATATCAATGATGACAGATGATGTTATAAAAGGGGAGTGTACAGAGTTGGATTTCAGCCGCTGTGTTATATTCATTGTGTGCGGACTTATAGTAGGAACCATGCTGGCACAACTTTTATTGGTTCCGGCAGCAATGGCTATAGCAAGTATTGCAAGGGTGATATAG
- a CDS encoding tyrosine-type recombinase/integrase: MKIKQTKKVDWEKELKDFLLYKKAQGVSERTIRDYDKHVNIFFRRHPNAIQQLEVSVMEYMGEDIKPATYNLRRSYLKNFFDYLKEEDLISSNPMEKLSKRKVQDKIIDIPIDTFQQLLTIPNKTTFVGLRDFALMLMMLDNGIRPKEALSLKISDFDLKHNCVTVSAEVAKTGVARTLPLSIDTIRPITKIINLRPDDWDENVPVFSSSTGEKLNADVVSRRFEKYSKTLGTDITPYSLRHCFALYYLRNGGNALTLQKIMGHTTMDMTRKYVALSDTDVKDSHTSFTPIRNILPHKKTNIRKIKK, translated from the coding sequence ATGAAAATTAAACAAACTAAAAAGGTCGATTGGGAAAAGGAACTCAAAGATTTTTTATTGTACAAAAAGGCACAAGGAGTAAGTGAAAGAACAATACGAGATTATGACAAACATGTAAATATCTTTTTTAGAAGGCATCCAAATGCAATTCAGCAACTTGAAGTATCCGTAATGGAATATATGGGAGAGGATATTAAACCTGCAACTTATAATCTTCGGCGGTCATATTTAAAAAATTTCTTTGACTACTTGAAGGAAGAGGACTTAATATCTTCTAACCCAATGGAAAAACTATCAAAAAGAAAAGTACAAGACAAAATAATTGATATTCCGATTGATACATTTCAACAACTATTAACTATCCCTAATAAAACTACATTTGTGGGTCTAAGAGATTTTGCATTAATGCTTATGATGCTAGACAATGGAATTAGACCCAAAGAAGCATTATCTTTGAAAATATCAGATTTTGATTTAAAGCATAATTGCGTTACTGTATCTGCTGAAGTAGCAAAAACAGGAGTGGCGAGAACTTTACCACTAAGTATTGATACAATAAGACCAATTACGAAAATTATCAATTTAAGACCTGATGATTGGGATGAAAATGTGCCAGTATTTTCTAGTAGTACAGGAGAGAAATTAAATGCAGACGTTGTATCAAGACGTTTTGAAAAGTATTCAAAGACACTTGGTACAGACATAACTCCATATTCATTACGACATTGTTTTGCACTATATTATTTACGCAATGGTGGAAATGCACTAACCTTGCAAAAAATAATGGGACATACCACGATGGATATGACCCGTAAATATGTTGCTTTATCTGATACTGATGTTAAAGATAGTCACACTTCGTTTACTCCAATAAGAAACATTTTACCTCATAAAAAAACGAATATAAGAAAGATTAAAAAGTAA
- a CDS encoding C40 family peptidase translates to MINLNKRFVSGVIALSLCAVTAVPIYNLAAVKSEKIVIPETESYMSDTENAVKSERQLLYSNLNYSASAAPKTELTQAVTKAAPAKKTASKAKTATTSTTKKTATVKKATASPTKRKTAAKPATSRSYASTAPATTSRAAAIISTAKNYIGVPYVWGGTTPSGFDCSGYTKYVFGKHGISLPRTAAEQYNVGSYVSKANLKAGDLVFFTTYKAGPSHLGIYMGNGSFIHASSSKGVIISSLSNSYFAERYIGARRVIR, encoded by the coding sequence ATGATTAATCTTAATAAAAGGTTTGTATCAGGCGTTATAGCTTTGTCTTTATGTGCAGTTACTGCTGTACCTATTTACAATCTTGCAGCAGTAAAAAGTGAGAAAATTGTTATTCCGGAAACAGAGTCATACATGTCTGATACCGAAAATGCAGTAAAATCAGAACGTCAATTATTATATAGCAATTTAAACTACTCGGCGTCGGCAGCGCCTAAAACAGAACTGACACAAGCGGTAACTAAAGCAGCCCCGGCAAAAAAAACTGCAAGTAAGGCTAAAACAGCAACCACAAGTACAACTAAAAAAACAGCTACAGTAAAAAAAGCAACTGCCTCACCGACCAAAAGAAAAACTGCCGCAAAACCGGCTACAAGCAGAAGCTATGCAAGTACGGCTCCTGCAACAACTTCAAGGGCAGCTGCAATAATATCTACTGCAAAGAATTATATAGGTGTACCGTATGTATGGGGTGGTACAACTCCAAGTGGGTTTGACTGTTCCGGTTATACTAAATACGTTTTTGGAAAGCACGGAATTAGTCTTCCTAGAACAGCTGCAGAGCAATACAATGTTGGTTCATATGTTTCAAAGGCAAATCTTAAAGCCGGAGACTTAGTCTTCTTTACAACATATAAGGCGGGTCCGTCCCACTTGGGTATTTATATGGGTAACGGAAGTTTTATTCATGCAAGTTCTTCTAAGGGAGTTATTATCTCCAGCCTTAGTAACAGCTATTTTGCAGAAAGATATATAGGGGCAAGAAGAGTAATACGATAA
- a CDS encoding hemolysin XhlA family protein gives MDEIIKDKFNQHEKRLDEHDKKIDVLEKSDATNTNEIKNLCGQISNLVGTLKWLIGIVVGMFGTSLVGFFFYAIQSHLFK, from the coding sequence ATGGATGAAATAATTAAGGATAAATTTAATCAGCATGAGAAGAGGCTTGATGAACATGATAAAAAGATTGATGTTTTGGAAAAATCAGATGCAACTAATACGAATGAAATCAAGAACTTATGCGGTCAAATATCAAACCTTGTAGGTACTTTAAAATGGCTTATAGGAATAGTGGTAGGAATGTTTGGAACTTCTCTTGTAGGGTTCTTTTTTTATGCTATTCAGAGCCATTTATTTAAATAG
- a CDS encoding terminase, which yields MPLSTDDMKKLEYLWQDGHEIDWIKTFIKIADKSGKIVPFIPTDEQRKFVEEMENQSIVLKSRQLGISSIVVALSIRACIVHPNTTCLLVSHSQKSTNTIFDKLKQQFNSVPDFIKPKLMTNNRQELKMSNGSKITCTTAGNQDLGRGDTLNGIVHLSEFAFWKNPEKQLNSITQAVSESGRILIESTACGLNMFADTYYQAKNSENSYKSFFFNWINGRGLFEKQYQQAVKKYRARHGKLLTVDELDEEENQLLELGATIEQLIWRRDKINDSSLEDFHVEYPSTDIECFINTGANIFDNKRIDMVEKSIIQKKERYIPKSNISGLPVTLQNHYGRSFFIYDITKPNQRYYVGVDCSEGIGSDSSCAIVLDKDGKEVAMFKNNKIKPYEFAGIINDIGRYYNKALLTVEKASGGHSVLERLRYDYSYMNMHKYKSYDEFNRERWQVGFDTNNKTKSIIVNDCREMFECGQIQLNSKEILEEMKVFSISDTGKMGAISGRHDDLVMSLCLAIAGMKSPFYYSF from the coding sequence ATGCCACTATCTACAGATGATATGAAGAAGTTGGAATACTTATGGCAGGACGGACACGAGATTGATTGGATAAAGACATTTATAAAGATTGCAGATAAGAGTGGTAAAATAGTACCGTTTATACCGACAGATGAACAACGAAAGTTTGTAGAGGAAATGGAGAATCAATCCATAGTCCTTAAAAGCAGACAATTAGGAATATCATCTATAGTTGTAGCACTTAGTATCAGGGCTTGCATTGTCCATCCTAATACAACCTGTCTACTGGTGAGCCATAGTCAAAAATCTACAAATACTATATTTGATAAATTAAAGCAACAATTCAATAGTGTACCTGATTTTATCAAACCGAAACTAATGACCAATAACCGTCAGGAATTAAAGATGTCAAATGGTTCAAAAATCACCTGTACAACAGCAGGAAATCAAGATTTGGGGAGAGGGGATACTTTAAATGGAATTGTCCATTTATCAGAATTTGCATTTTGGAAGAATCCAGAGAAACAATTAAACAGTATCACTCAAGCCGTATCAGAAAGTGGTAGGATTCTTATTGAATCTACTGCTTGTGGTTTGAATATGTTTGCAGATACATACTATCAGGCAAAGAACAGTGAAAATAGTTATAAGTCATTCTTCTTTAACTGGATTAACGGGAGAGGGTTATTTGAAAAACAGTATCAACAGGCAGTAAAAAAATATAGAGCCAGACACGGTAAATTGCTTACAGTTGACGAACTGGATGAAGAGGAAAATCAACTACTGGAACTTGGAGCAACCATTGAACAATTAATTTGGCGTAGGGATAAGATAAATGATAGTAGTTTGGAAGATTTCCACGTTGAATATCCATCGACTGATATTGAGTGCTTCATAAACACTGGAGCAAATATCTTTGATAATAAAAGAATTGATATGGTTGAAAAGTCAATTATCCAGAAAAAAGAGAGGTACATACCAAAATCAAATATATCTGGATTACCAGTGACCTTGCAGAATCATTACGGCAGGTCATTTTTTATTTATGATATAACAAAACCTAATCAAAGGTATTATGTTGGTGTGGATTGCTCAGAGGGTATTGGTTCTGATAGTTCCTGTGCTATTGTCCTAGATAAAGACGGAAAAGAAGTTGCCATGTTTAAGAACAATAAAATCAAGCCATATGAATTTGCAGGGATTATCAATGATATTGGACGTTATTATAACAAAGCATTATTGACGGTAGAGAAAGCCAGTGGAGGTCATTCTGTATTGGAGAGGCTCAGATACGATTATTCTTACATGAATATGCACAAATATAAGTCATATGATGAATTTAATCGTGAGAGGTGGCAGGTCGGATTTGATACCAATAATAAGACAAAAAGTATAATTGTAAATGACTGCCGTGAAATGTTTGAGTGTGGGCAAATACAACTGAATAGCAAGGAGATATTAGAGGAAATGAAGGTGTTCTCAATATCTGATACAGGTAAAATGGGTGCTATTTCTGGTAGACATGATGACTTGGTAATGAGTTTGTGTCTTGCAATTGCAGGAATGAAGTCACCCTTTTATTATTCATTTTAA
- a CDS encoding class I SAM-dependent methyltransferase: MTEFWEKNFLEKQTMWGFKPSESAIIAKDLFVTNNIKDILIPGIGYGRNAKIFIDNNINVTGIEISKTAITLARQNGININIYHGSVEDMPFEDKLYGGIFSYALIHLLNESEREKFISDCYKQLKPGGYMIFTAISKKAPMFGKGKKLNESYYETMEGVKIFFYDSESIKNDFQQYALVEFSEIDEIDSDNENKPPMKFLLIKCKK; this comes from the coding sequence ATGACGGAGTTTTGGGAAAAAAATTTCTTAGAAAAACAAACAATGTGGGGTTTTAAGCCATCAGAATCAGCGATTATTGCAAAAGATTTGTTTGTTACAAATAACATAAAAGACATATTAATACCGGGTATTGGTTATGGAAGAAATGCAAAGATATTTATTGATAATAACATAAATGTTACAGGAATCGAAATCTCAAAAACAGCTATTACTTTGGCAAGACAAAATGGGATTAATATTAATATTTATCATGGTTCAGTTGAAGATATGCCTTTTGAAGACAAGCTTTATGGAGGGATATTTAGCTATGCACTTATCCATTTATTAAACGAAAGTGAGAGGGAAAAATTTATTAGCGATTGTTATAAGCAATTAAAACCAGGTGGATATATGATATTTACAGCTATTTCAAAAAAAGCTCCTATGTTTGGAAAAGGCAAAAAACTTAATGAAAGCTATTATGAAACAATGGAAGGAGTAAAAATCTTTTTTTATGATTCTGAGTCAATAAAAAATGATTTTCAACAATATGCACTTGTAGAATTCTCAGAGATTGACGAAATAGACAGTGATAATGAAAATAAACCTCCTATGAAGTTTTTATTGATAAAATGCAAGAAATAG